A genomic window from Flavobacterium johnsoniae includes:
- a CDS encoding SusE domain-containing protein, protein MKNIYKVLIAFIGVFAVSCNADAVDERPILDAVSTPEITAPTTGQNYVLDVEKAAQEVAKFKWSAAEYSTSVAVKYTLLIDKKGGDFTKAVTLQTTTNSITEVSVLTRELNQVAIDLGGTPEVAAQYDVKITANVSGGVVQVSKGLISITVTPYVGKVPYDFVEWYLVGDATVAGWDNNKGNQILFRSATNSDEYTFTGFFKKGAFKTIRNLGSWIPMFGYGSETAMAYRGTDADADPPTFNIPADGYYKFTMDVEKKTYTLAPYAAGATAPTYSTVGIIGSATSKGWDASTPMVKSTFNAHVWTLGVTSLNDGEIKFRANDAWDVSWGGKTPFSGVSTGDNTPVSKSKYVIYFNDLDGSYLMIPNQ, encoded by the coding sequence ATGAAAAATATATATAAAGTTTTAATCGCATTTATTGGTGTATTTGCGGTGTCATGTAATGCAGACGCTGTTGATGAAAGACCAATTCTTGATGCAGTTTCAACACCTGAAATTACTGCACCAACTACAGGACAAAATTATGTTCTAGATGTTGAAAAAGCAGCACAGGAAGTTGCTAAATTTAAATGGTCGGCTGCTGAGTATTCTACTTCAGTTGCAGTAAAATACACTTTGTTGATTGATAAAAAAGGAGGTGATTTTACAAAAGCAGTAACACTTCAGACTACTACTAATAGTATTACAGAGGTTTCTGTATTAACTAGAGAATTAAATCAAGTAGCAATTGATCTTGGTGGTACGCCAGAAGTTGCAGCGCAGTATGATGTTAAAATTACAGCTAATGTTTCGGGAGGAGTTGTTCAGGTTTCAAAAGGATTAATCTCAATTACTGTAACTCCATATGTTGGAAAAGTTCCTTACGATTTTGTTGAATGGTACTTAGTAGGAGATGCAACAGTTGCTGGTTGGGATAATAACAAAGGAAACCAGATATTATTCAGAAGTGCAACAAATTCTGATGAATATACTTTTACAGGATTCTTTAAGAAAGGGGCTTTTAAAACTATTAGAAATTTAGGAAGCTGGATACCAATGTTTGGTTACGGTTCAGAAACTGCTATGGCTTATAGAGGAACAGATGCAGATGCAGACCCACCTACTTTTAACATTCCTGCAGATGGTTACTATAAATTTACGATGGATGTTGAAAAAAAGACTTACACATTGGCTCCGTACGCGGCTGGTGCTACAGCTCCAACTTATTCTACAGTAGGTATTATTGGTAGTGCAACTTCAAAAGGTTGGGATGCTTCAACTCCAATGGTAAAATCTACTTTCAATGCACACGTTTGGACTTTGGGAGTAACATCTTTAAACGATGGAGAAATAAAATTCAGAGCAAATGATGCATGGGATGTTTCTTGGGGAGGAAAAACTCCTTTCTCAGGTGTTAGTACTGGTGACAACACTCCTGTATCGAAATCAAAATATGTTATTTATTTCAATGATTTAGACGGAAGTTACTTAATGATTCCTAATCAATAA
- a CDS encoding alpha-amylase family glycosyl hydrolase: MKRILLLTFLLLSLIASAQVQTVTYSINPATFEDTTPITITINGGSVNETSWGISTTHALYLWSWSYDVNDTNQADSPSNGSWTASNEAAKFTYNAATDTYTKTITPSVYFNRNGIGRIGFLVKTKDGTGDKKSQDIVVEVGSFQASLTSPAENSTSIIASGASLNITATNTNGAASYTLKADGTTINTNASTSSYNYNHLNITGNQSYELTVTQGTTSIVKKFSVVVNPNTVSQAMPAGLVDGINYNATDATKATLVLDAPLKDFVYVAGNFNNWQPTSAYAMKKDPTSGKFWLELTGLVSGANNTYQYWVVDTTPPANSPSMVKTADPYSTLVLSPYDDAGIPSSKYPNMPAYPTGQNFEVTVLKTGQTPYNWQVTNFVKPEKEKLVVYELLVRDFDASKSYQSLIDRIDYFKNLKINAIELMPVMEFEGNESWGYNTSFHMALDKFYGTSDKLKEFIDLCHQNGIAVILDVALNHAFGRNPMVRMWMNDPDGDGFGSPTVENPYFNTVAKHSYNVGEDFNHQSLKTQYYVERVVKQWIQEYKIDGFRWDLTKGFTQNCTASDNSCTDSYQQDRVDILKKYADYSWSLDPTHYTIFEHLGTDAEEKEWANYKVSETPSKGIMMWGKMTNQYNQLSMGYASDSNISRMLSSNRGFTANRLMGYAESHDEERLMYKNVQYGAVNGTYNVKTLNTALSRMSAIGAVSLLVPGPKMIWHFGELGWESSIFTCNDNTVNTDSDAIGGDCKLDTKPQPQWVNNWLGNSNRNKIYNDWAKMITLKTVEPVFLGTATMTNANSLNVNIKITNAALTSAQLKDVVILANFDTAVQNIATGFPYAGTWYNLMDNTTINVTDVNAPINLPPGEYRIYGNKTANLAIGEFEKGSSVNLYPNPVADYFTLNTVFAKVQIYSVSGQLVKSFVSNGNADFQFSVSELRTGIYIVKASDENNKTQVMKFIKR; the protein is encoded by the coding sequence ATGAAAAGAATTTTACTATTAACATTTTTACTGTTGTCGCTGATTGCTTCTGCCCAAGTGCAGACAGTCACGTACTCCATAAATCCCGCAACATTTGAAGACACTACACCAATAACGATTACAATAAATGGGGGCAGTGTTAATGAAACTTCATGGGGAATTAGTACAACTCATGCTTTATATCTTTGGTCATGGTCTTATGATGTAAACGATACAAATCAGGCAGATAGTCCTTCAAACGGATCTTGGACTGCATCAAACGAAGCAGCGAAATTTACGTATAATGCAGCAACAGATACCTATACCAAAACTATTACACCATCTGTTTATTTTAATAGAAATGGAATAGGAAGAATTGGTTTTCTAGTTAAAACTAAAGACGGAACTGGCGATAAAAAATCACAGGATATTGTTGTCGAAGTTGGTTCTTTCCAAGCTTCATTAACTTCGCCAGCAGAAAATAGTACTTCTATTATTGCTTCGGGTGCTAGTTTAAATATTACAGCAACCAATACAAATGGTGCGGCTAGTTATACTTTAAAGGCAGACGGAACAACAATTAACACCAATGCAAGCACTTCGAGTTACAACTATAATCATTTAAATATCACTGGAAATCAAAGTTATGAATTAACTGTAACTCAAGGAACAACTTCAATCGTGAAGAAATTTTCAGTTGTGGTAAATCCGAATACGGTTTCTCAAGCTATGCCTGCTGGTTTAGTAGACGGAATTAACTATAACGCGACAGATGCTACAAAAGCGACTTTGGTTTTAGATGCTCCGCTAAAAGATTTTGTTTACGTTGCAGGAAATTTCAATAATTGGCAGCCAACATCGGCTTATGCCATGAAAAAAGATCCAACTTCAGGTAAATTCTGGTTAGAACTTACAGGTTTAGTTTCTGGCGCAAATAATACGTATCAATATTGGGTGGTAGATACTACACCGCCTGCAAATTCGCCTTCAATGGTAAAAACAGCAGATCCTTATTCTACTTTGGTTTTATCGCCTTATGATGATGCTGGAATTCCTAGTTCAAAATATCCAAATATGCCAGCTTATCCAACTGGACAAAATTTTGAAGTTACGGTTTTAAAAACAGGACAAACACCATATAATTGGCAGGTAACAAATTTTGTTAAACCTGAAAAAGAAAAGTTAGTTGTTTATGAGCTTTTGGTTCGCGATTTTGATGCTTCAAAAAGCTATCAAAGTTTGATTGACAGAATTGATTATTTTAAAAATCTTAAAATTAATGCGATTGAATTAATGCCGGTTATGGAATTTGAAGGCAATGAAAGCTGGGGTTATAATACTTCTTTTCATATGGCTTTAGATAAATTTTATGGAACTTCAGATAAATTAAAAGAGTTTATTGATTTATGCCATCAAAATGGAATTGCAGTTATTTTGGATGTTGCTTTAAATCATGCTTTTGGAAGAAATCCAATGGTAAGAATGTGGATGAATGATCCCGATGGAGACGGATTTGGATCGCCAACAGTAGAGAATCCATATTTTAATACAGTTGCAAAACACAGTTATAATGTAGGAGAAGATTTTAATCATCAGTCCTTAAAGACTCAATATTATGTAGAACGTGTTGTTAAACAATGGATTCAAGAATATAAAATTGATGGTTTCCGTTGGGATTTAACAAAAGGATTTACACAAAATTGTACAGCTTCTGATAATTCATGTACAGATTCCTATCAGCAGGATAGAGTTGATATTCTGAAAAAATACGCAGATTATTCATGGAGTTTAGATCCAACACATTATACCATTTTTGAACATTTAGGAACGGATGCCGAAGAAAAAGAATGGGCGAATTACAAAGTTTCTGAAACGCCAAGCAAAGGAATTATGATGTGGGGAAAAATGACAAATCAGTACAATCAATTATCTATGGGATATGCTTCCGATAGTAATATTTCTAGAATGTTAAGTTCAAATCGCGGCTTTACAGCAAATCGTTTAATGGGATATGCAGAAAGTCATGATGAAGAGCGTTTGATGTACAAAAATGTGCAGTACGGAGCTGTAAACGGAACTTATAATGTAAAAACATTAAATACAGCTTTGTCAAGAATGTCTGCAATTGGAGCTGTTTCTTTGTTGGTTCCAGGACCAAAAATGATTTGGCATTTCGGTGAGTTAGGATGGGAAAGTTCAATTTTTACATGTAATGACAATACCGTAAATACAGATTCAGATGCTATTGGCGGAGATTGTAAATTGGATACTAAACCGCAGCCGCAATGGGTAAATAATTGGTTAGGAAATTCAAATCGTAATAAGATTTATAACGATTGGGCAAAAATGATTACGCTAAAAACGGTAGAGCCTGTTTTTTTAGGAACTGCTACAATGACAAATGCTAATTCTTTAAATGTAAATATTAAAATAACAAACGCGGCCTTAACTTCAGCACAATTAAAAGATGTTGTAATTCTTGCCAATTTTGATACTGCAGTACAAAATATAGCAACAGGTTTTCCTTATGCAGGAACTTGGTATAATCTAATGGACAATACAACAATAAATGTTACAGATGTAAATGCGCCGATAAATTTGCCTCCAGGTGAATACAGAATTTACGGAAATAAAACAGCAAATCTTGCGATAGGCGAATTTGAAAAAGGAAGTTCAGTGAATTTATATCCAAATCCAGTTGCTGATTATTTTACATTAAATACTGTTTTCGCAAAAGTTCAGATTTATTCTGTTTCTGGACAGTTAGTAAAAAGCTTTGTTTCTAATGGAAATGCTGATTTTCAATTTAGCGTAAGCGAATTGCGAACAGGAATATATATTGTAAAAGCTTCTGATGAAAATAATAAAACTCAAGTAATGAAGTTTATAAAAAGATAA
- a CDS encoding DUF6814 family protein has protein sequence MNGIKQVLGALWIALAAAAAYFCVFEFGLPKLLSDQQDDLVFGAIILFILTPLITMGLGTFGYYSLIGEYSDKKK, from the coding sequence ATGAATGGGATCAAACAAGTTTTAGGGGCGTTATGGATTGCTTTGGCGGCGGCAGCTGCTTATTTCTGTGTGTTTGAATTTGGTTTGCCAAAACTTCTTTCAGATCAGCAAGATGATTTAGTATTTGGAGCCATTATTCTTTTTATCCTAACTCCTCTAATCACTATGGGATTAGGAACATTTGGGTATTATTCTCTAATTGGAGAATACAGCGATAAAAAGAAATAA
- a CDS encoding MFS transporter: MSKTSTKGIWKVISASSMGTMIEWYDFYIFGSLAVVISTKFFPSDNPTAAFLSTLATFAAGFVVRPFGALFFGRLGDIIGRKYTFMATLLLMGGSTFLIGCIPSYETIGFLAPLLVLILRLLQGLALGGEYGGAATYVAEHAPAGEKGYWTSWIQTTATVGLFISLMVILATKSMLSAEDFDLWGWRIPFWVSVVMVGVSYLIRKNMDESPVFAKAKKEGTTSANPLKESFGNRYNLKFVLLALFGATMGQGVVWYTGQFYAMSFMKTVMNVDSSQVDELLGIALLIGTPFFIFFGWLSDKIGRKYIMMFGMLIAILSYRPIYKSMYETTDITKKTEIVESQKQTTENKDNQTSIIITEKKYTDGTSSIEKKSYMDKKEVQSSISVVINSSDKWTLIFLVFIQVLFVTMVYGPIAAFLVEMFPTKIRYTSMSLPYHVGNGIFGGLLPAISTYFVTHAKATGKTDFYLDGLWYPIIIAGICFVIGMIYIDNKNKITHL, from the coding sequence ATGAGCAAAACTTCTACTAAGGGCATTTGGAAAGTAATTTCAGCCTCTTCTATGGGCACCATGATCGAATGGTACGACTTTTATATTTTTGGCAGCCTTGCTGTTGTTATTTCCACAAAATTCTTTCCAAGCGACAATCCAACCGCAGCGTTCTTATCTACTTTAGCCACTTTTGCAGCAGGATTTGTAGTCCGTCCTTTTGGAGCTTTATTTTTCGGAAGACTTGGTGATATTATTGGCCGTAAATATACATTTATGGCAACCTTATTATTAATGGGAGGTTCTACATTTTTAATTGGCTGTATTCCGAGTTATGAAACCATCGGTTTTCTGGCTCCTTTATTAGTTTTAATTTTGAGATTGTTACAAGGACTTGCTTTAGGAGGCGAATATGGAGGAGCCGCCACTTACGTTGCCGAACATGCTCCCGCTGGCGAAAAAGGATATTGGACTTCTTGGATTCAAACTACAGCAACTGTTGGTTTGTTTATTTCTTTAATGGTAATTCTAGCCACTAAAAGTATGCTTTCTGCAGAAGATTTTGATTTGTGGGGATGGCGCATTCCTTTTTGGGTTTCTGTTGTAATGGTTGGGGTTTCTTATCTTATTCGTAAAAACATGGACGAGTCCCCTGTTTTTGCAAAAGCTAAAAAAGAAGGAACAACAAGTGCCAATCCGCTAAAAGAGAGTTTCGGAAACAGATATAATTTAAAGTTTGTTTTGCTAGCGCTATTCGGGGCTACAATGGGACAAGGCGTTGTATGGTATACGGGTCAGTTTTACGCAATGAGCTTTATGAAAACAGTAATGAATGTCGATTCTTCCCAAGTCGATGAATTACTCGGAATTGCCCTTTTAATTGGAACGCCTTTTTTTATTTTTTTCGGATGGCTAAGCGATAAAATTGGTCGTAAATATATTATGATGTTCGGAATGCTAATTGCCATATTATCATACAGACCTATATATAAGTCAATGTATGAGACAACCGACATTACTAAAAAAACTGAAATCGTTGAATCTCAAAAACAAACTACTGAAAACAAAGACAATCAGACTTCAATTATCATAACTGAAAAAAAATACACTGATGGCACATCCAGCATTGAAAAAAAATCGTACATGGATAAAAAAGAAGTGCAAAGCAGCATTTCGGTCGTAATTAATTCAAGCGATAAATGGACATTAATTTTCTTAGTATTTATTCAAGTGCTTTTTGTAACGATGGTTTATGGTCCAATTGCTGCATTTTTAGTCGAAATGTTTCCAACTAAGATTAGATATACTTCGATGTCGCTTCCATATCATGTTGGAAACGGAATTTTTGGAGGATTGCTTCCTGCAATTTCCACTTATTTTGTGACACACGCGAAAGCAACTGGAAAAACCGATTTTTATCTTGATGGATTATGGTATCCGATAATAATTGCAGGAATCTGCTTTGTAATCGGAATGATATATATTGACAACAAAAACAAAATTACTCACCTTTAA
- a CDS encoding GIY-YIG nuclease family protein — translation MHYLYILYSNSSQKFYIGETKNIDERVFKHQNHFYSNSFTKIADDWEVVLTFSCSTKDDALYLESFIKRMKSKIFNNKIIANPSILEDILSKRKS, via the coding sequence ATGCATTACTTATATATTCTTTATTCAAATTCTTCTCAAAAATTCTATATTGGAGAAACTAAAAATATCGATGAAAGAGTTTTTAAACATCAAAACCATTTTTATTCAAATTCTTTTACCAAAATTGCTGATGACTGGGAAGTCGTTCTCACTTTTAGTTGCAGCACCAAAGATGACGCACTATATCTGGAAAGTTTTATAAAAAGAATGAAAAGCAAAATCTTTAATAACAAAATAATAGCGAACCCATCTATTTTAGAAGATATTTTATCTAAAAGAAAATCGTAA
- a CDS encoding type III pantothenate kinase, whose amino-acid sequence MILTVDIGNTRVKAAVFEGNNALENFVFEKNELEKKIEKILKKFINCSDLVVASVGSVEKQAFLTFENRLKVHFFTHEDVFPFHNKYATPKTLGIDRMILAGGATLQFPKQNRLVIDAGTCITYDFIDENDNYLGGAISPGLRLRYEALHNFTARLPLLTLEAPDNYVGNSTPQAIHSGVVNGFVYEIDGFIDEYRKEFSNFIIILTGGDAEFLAKRLKNTIFANSNFLLESLNQTYQYKIDND is encoded by the coding sequence ATGATTTTAACGGTTGATATCGGAAACACTAGAGTTAAAGCAGCTGTATTTGAGGGGAATAATGCGCTTGAAAATTTTGTTTTTGAGAAAAACGAGCTCGAAAAAAAAATTGAAAAAATTTTAAAAAAGTTTATTAATTGTTCCGATTTGGTAGTTGCATCTGTAGGAAGTGTCGAAAAACAAGCCTTTTTAACTTTTGAAAACAGATTAAAAGTTCATTTTTTTACACATGAAGATGTATTTCCTTTTCATAACAAATATGCTACTCCAAAAACTTTAGGTATAGATCGAATGATTTTGGCTGGAGGCGCAACCTTGCAATTTCCAAAACAAAACAGACTTGTTATAGATGCTGGAACTTGTATAACCTACGATTTTATCGACGAAAATGACAATTATTTGGGAGGAGCAATATCTCCTGGCTTACGTTTGCGATATGAAGCTCTTCATAATTTCACGGCAAGACTGCCCTTGCTTACTTTAGAAGCACCAGATAATTATGTGGGAAACTCAACGCCACAGGCGATACATTCTGGTGTTGTCAACGGTTTCGTCTATGAGATTGACGGTTTTATCGATGAATATCGCAAGGAGTTTTCAAATTTTATCATAATTTTAACGGGAGGCGATGCAGAATTTTTGGCTAAACGATTAAAAAATACCATATTTGCCAATTCAAATTTCCTTCTAGAAAGTTTGAACCAAACATATCAATATAAAATCGACAATGATTAA
- the lptC gene encoding LPS export ABC transporter periplasmic protein LptC, with amino-acid sequence MNLPKRYSLIVVAVIAVTLFFGCESNFKEVQKINFSEFVPATDADNANIKYTDSGRITGVLIARKMLDYSNLDFPFTEFPKGIDVTLYDKKQKRTFIKANYAISYKSTQIIDLIGKVVITSEAGQVLETEQLYFDQKNEWFYTERKFKLTDAKGVSFGQGIDFSKDFKMINSQRVNGEFESSEEKI; translated from the coding sequence ATGAATTTACCAAAGAGATATAGTCTGATAGTGGTCGCAGTTATTGCTGTGACACTGTTTTTTGGGTGCGAAAGTAATTTTAAAGAAGTTCAAAAAATTAACTTCTCAGAGTTTGTTCCTGCAACCGATGCAGACAATGCCAATATTAAATACACAGATTCTGGACGCATTACAGGTGTTTTAATTGCTCGTAAAATGTTAGATTATTCTAACCTTGATTTTCCGTTTACAGAATTTCCAAAAGGAATCGATGTAACTTTGTATGATAAAAAGCAAAAACGTACTTTTATAAAAGCGAATTATGCCATTTCATATAAAAGCACACAAATTATCGATTTGATTGGAAAAGTTGTAATTACCTCAGAAGCAGGTCAGGTTTTAGAAACAGAACAGCTTTATTTCGATCAGAAAAACGAATGGTTTTATACCGAAAGAAAATTTAAGCTTACCGATGCAAAAGGAGTTTCTTTTGGACAGGGAATAGATTTTAGTAAAGATTTCAAAATGATTAATTCTCAGCGTGTAAACGGTGAGTTTGAATCATCAGAAGAAAAAATATAA
- a CDS encoding hemolysin family protein — protein MEISIIIICLILAAFFSGMEIAFISSNKIYLEIEKKQDDFLSRILTKLTKNPSKFIAAMLIGNNVALVIYGFFMGDLILNWIIRFGFVFSGWWNILIQTLLAAFVVLLTSEFFPKVFFQIYANSLIKILALPAYLFYRLFYYISTFFIWIADFVLSKFFRTEGNQIQLFSRSELGNYITEQMSSVEEDEEVDSEIQIFQNALEFSGVKARDIMTPRTEIVDMDLFDSVDDLKKMFIETGYSKIIISQNSLDDIVGYVHSFDLFKKPTSIKSVLMTVEFVPETILIKDVLNLLIKKRKNVAVVLDEYGGTSGIMTIEDIVEELFGEIEDEHDLDEELVEEQIGEGKYLFSTRLDVEYLNETYKLMIPEEDSYGTLGGFIVNHTKEIPQKGDKIVIDRYHFFIKEATNKKIELVKLTIKE, from the coding sequence ATGGAAATTAGTATTATAATAATATGTTTAATACTAGCAGCCTTTTTCTCTGGAATGGAAATCGCTTTTATTTCCTCCAATAAAATTTACCTCGAAATAGAAAAAAAACAGGATGATTTCCTGTCGCGTATCTTAACCAAACTTACCAAGAATCCTTCAAAGTTTATTGCTGCAATGCTCATTGGCAACAATGTAGCTTTGGTAATTTACGGCTTTTTTATGGGCGATTTGATCCTGAATTGGATAATCCGTTTTGGTTTTGTGTTCTCTGGTTGGTGGAATATTCTAATTCAGACTTTGCTTGCGGCTTTTGTGGTTTTGCTAACTTCAGAGTTTTTTCCAAAAGTATTTTTTCAGATTTACGCCAATTCGTTAATCAAGATTTTGGCGCTTCCGGCATATTTATTTTATCGTCTGTTTTATTACATTTCGACTTTCTTTATTTGGATTGCAGATTTTGTATTGAGTAAATTTTTTAGAACAGAAGGGAATCAAATTCAATTATTTAGCAGAAGCGAATTGGGTAATTATATCACAGAACAAATGAGTTCGGTTGAAGAAGATGAAGAGGTGGATTCAGAAATTCAGATTTTTCAGAACGCATTAGAGTTTTCTGGCGTAAAAGCGCGCGATATTATGACGCCTAGAACAGAGATTGTAGACATGGATTTATTTGATTCTGTAGACGATCTGAAAAAAATGTTTATTGAAACAGGATATTCTAAAATAATTATAAGTCAAAATTCTCTAGATGATATTGTGGGCTATGTGCATTCATTTGATTTGTTTAAAAAGCCAACATCAATCAAATCAGTTTTAATGACTGTAGAATTTGTTCCCGAAACTATATTGATTAAAGATGTTCTGAATTTGCTGATAAAAAAGCGAAAAAACGTTGCAGTCGTATTAGATGAATACGGAGGAACTTCTGGAATTATGACTATCGAAGATATTGTAGAAGAGCTTTTTGGAGAAATTGAAGATGAACATGATTTGGACGAAGAATTGGTGGAAGAACAAATAGGAGAGGGTAAATATTTGTTTTCAACCCGTTTAGATGTGGAGTATCTTAACGAAACTTACAAATTAATGATTCCTGAAGAAGACTCTTACGGAACTTTGGGAGGTTTTATTGTCAATCATACAAAAGAAATTCCGCAAAAAGGAGATAAAATTGTAATAGATAGGTATCATTTTTTTATAAAAGAAGCCACAAATAAGAAAATCGAACTAGTGAAATTAACAATTAAAGAGTGA
- a CDS encoding peptidylprolyl isomerase, with translation MAVLAKIRQRSALLIGVIALALFAFIIQDLIGKGTFSQSSKDVGSIDGKDISFEDFRIKVSNLEKSGQGITSTEAANRVWDQEVSIALLSSQFEKLGLRVGEKHLLEVLKSDPNIGKNPMFLNAAGIFDVVKFKDYFKANPEAAQFIAEKEKDAELNAKFQIYSTLIKSGLYTTASEGKLKYEMEANKVSFAFAAAPYSSIKDSEVKISDSEIVDYMKKNEKKFKADATREIQYVLVEDKPSKEDEAEIKGKLNALLSGSVVYNAKTGKNDTLPGFKNATNVAEFVNANSDVPYDSTYVPKNALPAIDADKLFSLPAGAIYGPYVYGKYYAISKSLGFKAGVNAKASHILIGYEGSQTPNPKEKRTKEEAKAKAEEILAQVQANPDSFMMLAFTSSDDSSAQQGGDLGYFGPNQMVKPFNDFVFNNGIGKVGLVETPFGFHVIKITDKQDGIRLATIAQKIEPSEATSDKVFTLATKFEMDAASKDFNAAAKELGLKVAAPVDAKAMDEAFGPLGNQRNIVRWAFDKETSTGDVKRFEIANIGHVIAQYKGENKSGLVSVTMARPYVEPILKNKKKAELLKAKMSGSNLDAIAKAVGVAVQQAADVTLDNPVLPGGVGQEPKVVGNAFALTANKVSSPIEGNTGVYVVKNIKTVKAPAIANHAAYVEKVKAQSANDATRVLPALKNNAKIEDNRLQFNY, from the coding sequence ATGGCAGTTTTAGCAAAAATTAGACAGCGTTCCGCTTTATTGATAGGGGTTATTGCACTTGCATTATTTGCATTTATAATACAAGACTTAATCGGTAAAGGAACATTTAGTCAAAGTTCAAAAGATGTAGGAAGCATCGACGGAAAAGATATTTCATTTGAAGACTTTAGAATTAAAGTTAGTAATCTTGAAAAAAGTGGGCAAGGTATTACTTCCACTGAAGCTGCAAACAGAGTTTGGGATCAAGAAGTTTCAATCGCTTTATTGTCATCACAATTTGAAAAATTAGGATTGAGAGTAGGTGAAAAACACTTATTAGAGGTTTTAAAATCAGATCCAAATATTGGTAAAAACCCAATGTTTTTAAATGCAGCAGGAATTTTTGATGTAGTTAAATTTAAAGATTACTTCAAAGCAAATCCAGAAGCAGCACAATTTATAGCTGAGAAAGAAAAAGACGCAGAATTGAATGCAAAATTCCAAATTTATAGTACTTTAATCAAATCAGGACTTTACACAACTGCTAGTGAAGGAAAATTAAAGTATGAAATGGAAGCAAACAAAGTAAGTTTTGCTTTTGCTGCAGCTCCTTATTCTTCTATTAAAGATAGTGAAGTGAAAATTTCTGACTCAGAGATTGTTGACTACATGAAGAAAAACGAGAAAAAATTCAAAGCAGACGCAACTCGCGAAATTCAATATGTTTTAGTTGAAGACAAACCTTCTAAAGAAGATGAAGCTGAAATTAAAGGTAAATTAAATGCATTATTATCTGGAAGTGTTGTTTACAACGCTAAAACTGGTAAAAATGATACATTGCCAGGATTTAAAAACGCTACAAACGTTGCTGAATTTGTAAATGCAAACTCTGATGTTCCTTACGATTCTACTTACGTTCCTAAAAATGCTTTACCAGCAATTGACGCTGATAAATTATTCAGCTTACCAGCTGGAGCAATCTACGGACCATATGTTTACGGAAAATATTATGCTATCTCTAAATCTTTAGGATTTAAAGCTGGAGTTAATGCAAAAGCAAGCCATATCTTAATTGGTTACGAAGGATCTCAAACTCCAAACCCAAAAGAGAAAAGAACTAAAGAAGAAGCTAAAGCTAAAGCTGAAGAAATTTTAGCTCAAGTACAAGCTAATCCAGATAGTTTTATGATGTTGGCTTTTACAAGTTCTGATGATTCATCTGCACAACAAGGTGGTGATTTAGGATATTTTGGTCCAAACCAAATGGTAAAACCATTTAATGATTTTGTATTCAACAACGGAATTGGTAAAGTTGGTTTAGTAGAAACTCCTTTCGGATTTCACGTAATCAAAATTACAGATAAACAAGACGGAATTCGTTTAGCTACAATCGCTCAAAAAATCGAGCCTTCTGAAGCTACTTCTGATAAAGTATTTACATTAGCTACTAAATTTGAAATGGATGCTGCAAGCAAAGATTTTAATGCTGCTGCTAAAGAATTAGGTTTAAAAGTTGCTGCACCAGTTGATGCTAAAGCTATGGACGAAGCGTTTGGACCATTAGGAAACCAACGTAACATCGTAAGATGGGCATTTGATAAAGAAACTAGCACAGGAGATGTTAAACGTTTTGAAATTGCAAATATCGGACACGTAATTGCACAATATAAAGGTGAAAACAAATCAGGTTTAGTTTCTGTTACAATGGCAAGGCCTTATGTAGAGCCAATCTTGAAAAACAAGAAAAAAGCAGAATTACTAAAAGCTAAAATGTCTGGTTCTAATCTTGATGCTATTGCAAAAGCTGTTGGAGTTGCTGTACAGCAAGCTGCAGACGTAACTTTAGATAATCCAGTTTTACCTGGAGGAGTTGGGCAAGAGCCTAAAGTTGTTGGAAATGCATTTGCTTTAACAGCAAATAAAGTTTCTTCTCCAATTGAAGGAAATACTGGTGTATATGTTGTGAAAAACATTAAAACAGTAAAAGCTCCTGCAATTGCTAATCATGCTGCTTATGTTGAGAAAGTAAAAGCTCAAAGCGCAAATGATGCAACTAGAGTATTGCCAGCGTTGAAAAACAATGCTAAAATTGAAGATAACAGATTGCAATTCAATTACTAA